In Streptosporangiales bacterium, a single window of DNA contains:
- a CDS encoding glycosyltransferase yields MRILHVNRYLHRRGFADAYAEDLAQLQHVAGHEVTFFGMRHPANRTYQYERSFPSHVELDPGRAGPVDKVKGVGRATWSPSASHGMDDVLADFQPDVVHLHDVYGELSPSVLRPVAKRGIPAIMTLHDYTLACPTHELMDHGTPCTACITGGPMQAVRRRCGSSLARSTAAAIRTSLHRMTHAYAPVHRFLCPSWFLADVMRSANVFPYRLHVQEYFVDTDAIVPGHLPGDDAVYHGPLTPDRGVDVLVRAWPQVPGGAHLHVVGDGQERATLEALAEELAPGRVTFHGELDTAKAHGLIRGAVCVVSPSVAHDSQASSVLEAFACGRPVVATRLGALPEVVDPGIDGELVAPGDPAALADAIASLLAAPERAADMGDAARAKAERRFAPAVHADAIEHHYEDVRDRVRIGA; encoded by the coding sequence GTGCGGATCCTCCATGTCAACAGGTACCTCCACCGTCGTGGCTTCGCGGACGCGTACGCCGAGGATCTCGCCCAGCTGCAGCACGTCGCCGGTCACGAGGTGACGTTCTTCGGGATGCGGCACCCGGCCAACCGCACCTACCAGTACGAGCGCAGCTTCCCGTCGCACGTCGAGCTCGACCCCGGCCGTGCCGGGCCCGTCGACAAGGTCAAGGGGGTCGGCCGCGCGACCTGGTCGCCGTCGGCGTCCCACGGAATGGACGACGTCCTCGCCGACTTCCAGCCCGATGTCGTGCACCTGCACGACGTGTACGGCGAGCTGTCGCCGTCGGTGCTGAGGCCGGTCGCGAAGCGCGGCATCCCCGCGATCATGACGCTGCACGACTACACCCTCGCGTGCCCGACGCACGAGCTGATGGACCACGGCACGCCGTGCACCGCCTGCATCACCGGCGGTCCGATGCAGGCGGTACGCCGCCGCTGCGGCAGCTCGCTCGCGCGCAGCACGGCCGCCGCGATCCGCACCTCGCTGCACCGCATGACCCACGCGTACGCGCCGGTGCACAGATTCCTGTGCCCCAGCTGGTTCCTCGCCGATGTGATGCGGTCGGCGAACGTCTTCCCGTACCGCCTGCACGTGCAGGAGTACTTCGTCGACACCGACGCGATCGTGCCCGGGCACCTGCCGGGTGACGACGCCGTCTACCACGGTCCGCTGACCCCTGACCGGGGAGTCGACGTGCTCGTCCGCGCCTGGCCGCAGGTGCCGGGCGGAGCCCACCTCCATGTCGTCGGCGACGGCCAGGAACGCGCGACGCTCGAGGCACTGGCGGAGGAGCTCGCGCCGGGCCGCGTGACGTTCCACGGGGAGCTCGACACGGCGAAGGCCCACGGCCTGATCCGCGGCGCCGTCTGCGTCGTATCTCCCTCGGTGGCGCACGACAGCCAGGCATCGTCGGTGCTCGAGGCGTTCGCGTGCGGACGCCCCGTCGTGGCCACGAGGCTCGGCGCCCTGCCCGAGGTGGTCGATCCGGGCATCGACGGCGAGCTCGTCGCACCCGGCGACCCGGCGGCCCTCGCGGACGCGATCGCGTCGCTGCTCGCGGCACCCGAGCGCGCGGCCGACATGGGCGACGCCGCCAGGGCCAAGGCCGAGCGCCGGTTCGCACCGGCCGTCCACGCCGACGCGATCGAGCATCACTACGAGGACGTGCGCGACCGCGTCCGCATCGGCGCCTGA